A region from the Hippoglossus hippoglossus isolate fHipHip1 chromosome 16, fHipHip1.pri, whole genome shotgun sequence genome encodes:
- the LOC117776636 gene encoding tropomyosin alpha-3 chain-like isoform X1 produces MSGGGVNSIDAVKKKIKVLQDQAEDAEERAERLQKEVEKEKRSREEAEAEVTALGRRLQLSEENLDRAQERLSTALHKLDEVEKVADESERGMKVIENRALKDEEKMEHLEVQLREAKQIAEEADRKYEEVARKHLMLEGELERAEDRAERAESNVRRLEEQLRSFDQSLKSLQATEDKYSQKEDRYEEEIKNLSGKLKEAESRAECAERSVAKLEKAIDDLEDTLTSARNANMELQATLNQTMEELNSC; encoded by the exons atgagcgGAGGAGGAGTGAACAGCATCGatgcagtgaagaagaagatcaAGGTTCTGCAGGATCAGGCAGAGGATGCCGAGGAGAGGGCGGAGCGACTgcagaaggaggtggagaaggagaagaggagcagagaggag GCGGAGGCGGAGGTGACAGCTCTGGGTCGTCGTCTGCAGCTGAGTGAGGAGAATCTGGACCGAGCTCAGGAGAGACTCTCCACTGCCCTCCATAAACTGGACGAGGTGGAGAAGGTTGCCGACGAGAGCGAGAG agGTATGAAGGTGATCGAGAACAGAGCTCTGAAGGACGAGGAGAAGATGGAGCATCTGGAGGTTCAGCTCAGAGAAGCCAAACAGATTGCTGAGGAGGCCGACCGCAAATATGAAGAG gtggcTCGTAAACATCTGATGTTGGAAGGAGAGCTGGAACGAGCTGAAGACAGAGCGGAGCGGGCTGAGAG TAATGTTCGGAGGCTGGAGGAGCAGTTGAGGAGTTTTGACCAATCACTGAAGAGCCTGCAGGCAACTGAGGACAAG tattctCAGAAAGAGGACCGGTATGAAGAGGAGATCAAGAACTTGAGTGGAAAACTCAAAGAG GCCGAGAGCAGAGCGGAGTGTGCCGAGCGGTCAGTGGCCAAACTGGAGAAAGCCATTGATGACCTGGAAG ATACTTTGACTTCAGCCAGAAACGCCAACATGGAGCTTCAGGCGACTCTGAATCAGACTATGGAGGAACTCAACTCCTGCTga
- the pmvk gene encoding phosphomevalonate kinase: MEERVFEPKLVLVFSGKRKSGKDYVTDLIKGRLESDICCVLRLSGPLKQQYAQEHGLDLDQLLGPGLYKEQFRADMICWGETRRRHDPGFFCRLATRGACQPVWVVSDARRLSDLQWFLSEFPQQTRSVRVQSSEETRKKRGWSFTADVDDAESECGLDSGVEFDWIISNEADAPSLDEQLQPILRLAEEAASSPITTNQ; this comes from the exons ATGGAGGAACGAGTCTTCGAACCCAAACTGGTTCTGGTCTTCAGCGGGAAACGGAAGTCCGGAAAAGATTATGTGACGGACCTGATAAAGGGACG TTTAGAGTCGGACATTTGCTGCGTCCTGCGTCTGTCCGGACCTCTCAAACAACAGTATGCTCAG GAGCACGGACTGGACCTGGACCAGCTGCTGGGCCCTGGTCTTTATAAGGAGCAGTTTCGGGCCGATATGATTTGCTGGGGAGAAACTCGACGACGGCATGACCCTGGATTCTTCTGTCGCCTAGCAACCAGAGGAGCATGTCAACCAGTCTGG GTGGTGAGTGATGCGCGGCGCCTGTCAGACCTTCAGTGGTTCCTGTCAGAGTTTCCTCAACAAACTCGAAGTGTCAGAGTTCAAAGTTCAGAGGAAACCAGGAAAAAGAGGGGGTGGAGCTTCACTGCAG ATGTTGATGATGCAGAGTCAGAGTGTGGGTTGGACAGTGGCGTTGAATTTGATTGGATAATCAGCAATGAGGCTGACGCCCCCTCATTAGATGagcagctgcagccaatccTGAGGCTGGCTGAGGAAGCCGCTTCGTCACCAATCACTACTAATCAATAA